From a region of the Cololabis saira isolate AMF1-May2022 chromosome 8, fColSai1.1, whole genome shotgun sequence genome:
- the aggf1 gene encoding angiogenic factor with G patch and FHA domains 1 isoform X1, translated as MEPDQDQDQDGRESGSEECELGELREKVEALRQQLRECRAELSQLQKQLSQSERLQRSTDGYNEDLRKQVEQLSAELHQRKKKDKNRVDTETQTEEYVWTETDYYNYYYGGYAQNPEGTDPQESLDTTSTTTKAAADAEAAAAAAAEAAVETADGNAADGETAAELSTPNEPAPVDATEGADAGSIADMLRATAEEAMSQTGFVFDETTGMYYDHSTSFYYDSASQLYYDANTSIYYYYDAESGRYQFHSRIEAPVVQSTAEPLPEKNGADKKARKLKKEVKKSWHHDDGELKSEDTNLEEGTERQTNKRNADSQKLNRRSRSPDEAEHRKDSSKRREERDRSSSSRKKRKKDSSHEDKGRSRHKKKKSKSEKHKKKKKKNKARSDDSEVNSEPEEGEITESEREDEESSISSSASFESSPNENPDSEMEMQSQEAKDIWPPCVRVTVVRSPVLQVGTLFIITAVSPATFGREKELDHAIRIPEMGVSKFHAEVYFDQEQQSYMLVDQGSQNGTVINGNRILQPKTKSEPHALMHGDEVKMGETVLSFHIHSGTDTCDGCEPGQVMAHLSKHRRAEQNSVPGPTKEDKEALRQKELKQMKAKYGLQSNEYKEAKALRNPKYKDRAESRRQTVGSQGTFQRDDAPASVHEEISEANKGRKMLEKMGWKKGEGLGKEGTGMKDPIELKIRKSQSGLGAGAATSLDDISITKSKSQKNWEKARERFADTCQPDMPSTKTPKNSSPAAWIRSGETETSEPSQEPAGQS; from the exons ATGGAgccggaccaggaccaggaccaggacgggCGTGAGAGCGGGTCAGAGGAGTGTGAGCTGGGCGAGCTGCGGGAGAAGGTGGAGGCGCTGAGGCAGCAGCTGCGGGAGTGCAGAGCCGAGCTGTCCCAGCTGCAGAAGCAGCTGAGCCAGTCGGAGCGGCTGCAGCGGAGCACGGACGGATACAACGAGGACCTCAGGAAACAG GTTGAGCAGCTGAGCGCAGAATTGCACCAACGCAAgaagaaagataaaaacagagtcGACACTGAAACTCAGACAGAGGAATATGTTTGGACAGAAACGG attactacaactactactatgGAGGCTACGCCCAGAACCCTGAGGGGACAGACCCTCAGGAAAGCTTGGACACAacttcaacaacaacaaaagcagcagcagacgcagaagcagcagcagcagcagcagcagaagcagcagtggagaCGGCTGATGGCAACGCAGCTGATGGTGAAACAGCAGCAGAACTTTCAACACCAAATGAACCAGCACCGGTCGATGCCACAGAG GGTGCTGACGCAGGATCCATAGCTGACATGTTGCGGGCCACTGCTGAGGAGGCCATGTCCCAGACTGGGTTTGTCTTTGATGAGACTACTGGGATGTATTACGACCACAGCACAAGCTTCTATTATGACTCG GCCAGCCAGTTGTACTATGATGCCAACACAAGCATATACTATTACTATGATGCAGAGAGCGGTCGGTATCAGTTTCATTCAAGGATTGAGGCTCCCGTTGTGCAGAGTACCGCAGAGCCTTTGCCAGAAAAGAACGGCGCTGACAAGAAAGCCAGGAAGCTAAAGAAAGAAGTGAAGAAATCATGGCACCATGACGATGGG GAGCTGAAATCTGAAGACACAAACCTAGAAGAAGGAACCGAACGCCAAACAAACAAGAGGAATGCAGACTCCCAAAAACTGAACCGAAGGTCCCGCAGTCCCGATGAGGCTGAGCACAGAAAGGACTCTTCAAAACGTCGGGAAGAGAGGGACAGATCGTCATCGAGTAGAAAAAAGCGTAAAAAAGACTCGAGCCACGAGGATAAGGGAAGATCGAGgcataaaaagaagaaatctaAATCAGAAAAGcacaagaagaaaaagaagaagaacaaggCTCGGAGTGATGACTCGGAGGTCAACAGTGAACCAGAGGAGGGTGAGATCACCGAATCAGAGAGGGAAGATGAGGAATCTTCGATCTCTTCTTCAGCATCTTTTGAGTCCTCCCCAAATGAAAATCCAGACTCAGAAATGGAAATGCAGAGTCAAGAAG CTAAAGACATTTGGCCTCCGTGTGTAAGAGTGACCGTGGTCAGGTCTCCGGTGCTGCAGGTGGGGACGCTGTTCATCATCACAGCCGTCTCTCCGGCCACCTTTGGCAG AGAGAAAGAATTGGACCATGCAATTCGTATACCAGAAATGGGAGTCAGTAAG TTCCATGCAGAGGTGTATTTCGACCAGGAGCAGCAGAGCTACATGCTGGTGGACCAAGGAAGCCAAAACGGAACAGTCATCAATGGCAACAGAATATTACAG CCTAAAACCAAGTCTGAGCCTCATGCACTGATGCATGGTGATGAGGTTAAGATGGGGGAGACTGTGCTGTCCTTCCACATCCATTCAGGCACTGATACTTGTGATGGCTGTGAGCCCGGTCAGGTGATGGCTCACCTTAGCAAGCACAGGAGAGCAGAACAGAACTCTG TTCCTGGCCCCACCAAGGAGGATAAAGAAGCTCTGCGACAGAAAGAGCTAAAGCAAATGAAGGCCAAATATGGCCTGCAG AGTAATGAGTACAAGGAGGCCAAAGCCCTGAGGAATCCCAAATACAAGGACCGAGCAGAGTCTCGACGACAAACGGTTGGCAGCCAGGGCACTTTCCAGCGAGACGATGCACCAGCTTCTGTCCACGA GGAGATCAGTGAAGCCAATAAAGGCCGGAAGATGCTCGAAAAGATGGGCTGGAAGAAAGGAGAAGGACTTGGTAAAGAGGGAACGGGAATGAAAGACCCG ATCGAGCTGAAGATCAGAAAGTCTCAGTCAGGTTTGGGGGCAGGTGCCGCCACATCTTTGGACGACATATCCATTACCAAATCAAAGTCTCAAAAGAACTGGGAGAAAGCCCGTGAGCGGTTTGCTGATACGTGTCAGCCTGACATGCCGTCGACCAAAACACCGAAAAATAGTTCCCCTGCGGCCTGGATCAGATCAGGGGAGACGGAAACCTCAGAACCGAGCCAGGAACCAGCCGGGCAGAGTTAA
- the aggf1 gene encoding angiogenic factor with G patch and FHA domains 1 isoform X2 — MEPDQDQDQDGRESGSEECELGELREKVEALRQQLRECRAELSQLQKQLSQSERLQRSTDGYNEDLRKQVEQLSAELHQRKKKDKNRVDTETQTEEYVWTETDYYNYYYGGYAQNPEGTDPQESLDTTSTTTKAAADAEAAAAAAAEAAVETADGNAADGETAAELSTPNEPAPVDATEGADAGSIADMLRATAEEAMSQTGFVFDETTGMYYDHSTSFYYDSASQLYYDANTSIYYYYDAESGRYQFHSRIEAPVVQSTAEPLPEKNGADKKARKLKKEVKKSWHHDDGVQDVTKSLAKMKICSYWKSPSYRAKDIWPPCVRVTVVRSPVLQVGTLFIITAVSPATFGREKELDHAIRIPEMGVSKFHAEVYFDQEQQSYMLVDQGSQNGTVINGNRILQPKTKSEPHALMHGDEVKMGETVLSFHIHSGTDTCDGCEPGQVMAHLSKHRRAEQNSVPGPTKEDKEALRQKELKQMKAKYGLQSNEYKEAKALRNPKYKDRAESRRQTVGSQGTFQRDDAPASVHEEISEANKGRKMLEKMGWKKGEGLGKEGTGMKDPIELKIRKSQSGLGAGAATSLDDISITKSKSQKNWEKARERFADTCQPDMPSTKTPKNSSPAAWIRSGETETSEPSQEPAGQS, encoded by the exons ATGGAgccggaccaggaccaggaccaggacgggCGTGAGAGCGGGTCAGAGGAGTGTGAGCTGGGCGAGCTGCGGGAGAAGGTGGAGGCGCTGAGGCAGCAGCTGCGGGAGTGCAGAGCCGAGCTGTCCCAGCTGCAGAAGCAGCTGAGCCAGTCGGAGCGGCTGCAGCGGAGCACGGACGGATACAACGAGGACCTCAGGAAACAG GTTGAGCAGCTGAGCGCAGAATTGCACCAACGCAAgaagaaagataaaaacagagtcGACACTGAAACTCAGACAGAGGAATATGTTTGGACAGAAACGG attactacaactactactatgGAGGCTACGCCCAGAACCCTGAGGGGACAGACCCTCAGGAAAGCTTGGACACAacttcaacaacaacaaaagcagcagcagacgcagaagcagcagcagcagcagcagcagaagcagcagtggagaCGGCTGATGGCAACGCAGCTGATGGTGAAACAGCAGCAGAACTTTCAACACCAAATGAACCAGCACCGGTCGATGCCACAGAG GGTGCTGACGCAGGATCCATAGCTGACATGTTGCGGGCCACTGCTGAGGAGGCCATGTCCCAGACTGGGTTTGTCTTTGATGAGACTACTGGGATGTATTACGACCACAGCACAAGCTTCTATTATGACTCG GCCAGCCAGTTGTACTATGATGCCAACACAAGCATATACTATTACTATGATGCAGAGAGCGGTCGGTATCAGTTTCATTCAAGGATTGAGGCTCCCGTTGTGCAGAGTACCGCAGAGCCTTTGCCAGAAAAGAACGGCGCTGACAAGAAAGCCAGGAAGCTAAAGAAAGAAGTGAAGAAATCATGGCACCATGACGATGGG GTCCAAGATGTGACTAAGTCTTTGGCCAAAATGAAGATTTGCTCTTACTGGAAAAGCCCCTCCTACAGag CTAAAGACATTTGGCCTCCGTGTGTAAGAGTGACCGTGGTCAGGTCTCCGGTGCTGCAGGTGGGGACGCTGTTCATCATCACAGCCGTCTCTCCGGCCACCTTTGGCAG AGAGAAAGAATTGGACCATGCAATTCGTATACCAGAAATGGGAGTCAGTAAG TTCCATGCAGAGGTGTATTTCGACCAGGAGCAGCAGAGCTACATGCTGGTGGACCAAGGAAGCCAAAACGGAACAGTCATCAATGGCAACAGAATATTACAG CCTAAAACCAAGTCTGAGCCTCATGCACTGATGCATGGTGATGAGGTTAAGATGGGGGAGACTGTGCTGTCCTTCCACATCCATTCAGGCACTGATACTTGTGATGGCTGTGAGCCCGGTCAGGTGATGGCTCACCTTAGCAAGCACAGGAGAGCAGAACAGAACTCTG TTCCTGGCCCCACCAAGGAGGATAAAGAAGCTCTGCGACAGAAAGAGCTAAAGCAAATGAAGGCCAAATATGGCCTGCAG AGTAATGAGTACAAGGAGGCCAAAGCCCTGAGGAATCCCAAATACAAGGACCGAGCAGAGTCTCGACGACAAACGGTTGGCAGCCAGGGCACTTTCCAGCGAGACGATGCACCAGCTTCTGTCCACGA GGAGATCAGTGAAGCCAATAAAGGCCGGAAGATGCTCGAAAAGATGGGCTGGAAGAAAGGAGAAGGACTTGGTAAAGAGGGAACGGGAATGAAAGACCCG ATCGAGCTGAAGATCAGAAAGTCTCAGTCAGGTTTGGGGGCAGGTGCCGCCACATCTTTGGACGACATATCCATTACCAAATCAAAGTCTCAAAAGAACTGGGAGAAAGCCCGTGAGCGGTTTGCTGATACGTGTCAGCCTGACATGCCGTCGACCAAAACACCGAAAAATAGTTCCCCTGCGGCCTGGATCAGATCAGGGGAGACGGAAACCTCAGAACCGAGCCAGGAACCAGCCGGGCAGAGTTAA